A portion of the Bacillus thuringiensis genome contains these proteins:
- the rplJ gene encoding 50S ribosomal protein L10 produces MSKVIETKQQVVTEIADKLRASKSTIVVDYRGLTVSEATELRKQLREAGVEFKVYKNSLTRRAAESAEMAELNEFLTGPNAIAFSNEDVVAPAKVLNDFATKHEALEIKAGVIEGKLVTLDEVKAIATLPSREGLLSMLLSVLQAPIRNLALATKAVAEQKEEQGA; encoded by the coding sequence ATGAGCAAAGTAATCGAAACTAAACAACAAGTTGTAACTGAAATCGCGGACAAACTTCGTGCTAGTAAATCTACAATCGTTGTTGACTACCGTGGTTTAACAGTTTCTGAAGCAACAGAATTACGTAAGCAATTACGTGAAGCTGGCGTTGAGTTCAAAGTTTACAAAAACTCTCTAACTCGTCGTGCTGCAGAATCTGCTGAAATGGCTGAGTTAAACGAATTCTTAACAGGACCAAACGCAATCGCGTTCAGTAACGAGGATGTAGTTGCTCCTGCGAAAGTATTAAACGACTTCGCTACAAAACATGAAGCTTTAGAAATTAAAGCGGGCGTAATCGAAGGTAAACTTGTAACACTTGATGAGGTTAAAGCAATCGCTACTCTTCCATCACGTGAAGGCTTACTTTCTATGCTTCTTAGCGTTCTTCAAGCTCCAATCCGTAACCTTGCACTTGCTACTAAAGCAGTTGCAGAACAAAAGGAAGAGCAAGGCGCTTAA